A window of the Streptomyces sp. NBC_01351 genome harbors these coding sequences:
- a CDS encoding NAD(P)H-quinone dehydrogenase: protein MTRIVIIGGGPGGYEAALVGAQLGAEVTVVDCDGLGGASVLTDCVPSKTLIATAEVMTTFDSSYEELGIVVADDTPHIEQAARVVGVDLGKVNRRVKRLALAQSHDITASVTRAGARVVRGRGKLGGPQGIDGTRDVIVTTADGTETILTADAVLIATGGHPREIPDAMPDGERILNWTQVYDLEELPEELIVVGSGVTGAEFAGAYQALGSRVTLVSSRDRVLPGEDPDAAAVLEDVFRRRGMNVVGRSRAESAKRVGDRVEVTLSDGRVLTGTHCLMAVGAIPNTKDMNLEESGVRLKDSGHIWTDKVSRTSSPGVYAAGDVTGVFALASVAAMQGRIAMYHFLGDAVAPLNLKTVSSNVFTDPEIATVGYTQADVDAGKIDARVVKLPLLRNPRAKMQGIRDGFVKMFCRPGTGIVVGGVVVSPRASELIHPISIAVDNNLTVEQIANAFTVYPSLSGSIAEVARQLHTRKTDGEA, encoded by the coding sequence GTGACCCGGATCGTGATCATCGGCGGCGGACCCGGCGGGTATGAGGCAGCCCTTGTGGGGGCCCAGCTCGGCGCGGAGGTGACCGTCGTCGACTGCGACGGTCTGGGCGGCGCTTCGGTACTGACCGACTGCGTGCCCTCCAAGACGCTCATCGCGACTGCCGAGGTCATGACGACCTTCGACTCGTCGTACGAGGAGCTCGGCATCGTCGTCGCGGACGACACCCCGCACATCGAGCAGGCCGCGCGCGTCGTCGGCGTGGACCTCGGCAAGGTGAACCGGCGTGTCAAGCGCCTCGCGCTCGCCCAGTCCCACGACATCACCGCCTCCGTCACCCGGGCCGGCGCCCGCGTGGTCCGCGGCCGCGGCAAGCTCGGCGGCCCGCAGGGCATCGACGGCACGCGGGACGTCATCGTCACCACCGCCGACGGCACCGAGACGATCCTGACCGCCGACGCCGTGCTGATCGCGACCGGCGGGCACCCCCGCGAGATCCCCGACGCGATGCCCGACGGGGAGCGGATCCTGAACTGGACCCAGGTCTACGACCTGGAGGAGCTCCCCGAGGAGCTCATCGTCGTCGGCTCGGGTGTGACCGGCGCCGAGTTCGCCGGCGCGTACCAGGCCCTCGGCTCGCGGGTCACGCTCGTCTCCTCCCGCGACCGCGTGCTGCCGGGCGAGGACCCCGACGCGGCCGCCGTACTGGAGGACGTCTTCCGGCGCCGCGGCATGAACGTCGTCGGGCGCTCGCGCGCCGAATCCGCCAAGCGGGTGGGCGACCGCGTCGAGGTCACGCTCTCCGACGGCCGGGTGCTGACCGGTACGCACTGCCTGATGGCGGTCGGCGCGATCCCGAACACCAAGGACATGAACCTGGAGGAGTCCGGGGTCCGGCTCAAGGACTCCGGGCACATCTGGACCGACAAGGTGTCCCGCACCTCCTCGCCGGGCGTGTACGCGGCCGGAGACGTCACCGGCGTCTTCGCGCTGGCCTCCGTCGCCGCCATGCAGGGGCGCATCGCGATGTACCACTTCCTCGGCGACGCGGTGGCCCCGCTGAACCTCAAGACCGTCTCCTCGAACGTCTTCACCGACCCCGAGATCGCCACCGTCGGCTACACCCAGGCGGACGTGGACGCCGGCAAGATCGACGCCCGCGTGGTGAAGCTCCCGCTGCTGCGCAACCCGCGCGCCAAGATGCAGGGCATCCGGGACGGCTTCGTGAAGATGTTCTGCCGCCCGGGCACCGGCATCGTCGTCGGCGGTGTGGTCGTTTCCCCGCGTGCGAGCGAGCTGATCCACCCGATCTCGATCGCGGTCGACAACAACCTGACGGTCGAGCAGATCGCAAACGCGTTCACCGTGTACCCCTCGCTGTCGGGATCGATCGCGGAGGTGGCCCGCCAGCTGCACACGCGGAAGACGGACGGCGAGGCCTGA
- a CDS encoding DeoR/GlpR family DNA-binding transcription regulator: MFAAERRQLILEMVRANGAVSLRELARVVQTSEVTVRRDVRALEAEGLLDRRHGGAVLPGGFTRESGFPQKSHLATAEKTAIADVAASLVEEGEAVVVGAGTTTQELARRLARVPGLTVVTNSLLVAQALAHANRVEVVMTGGTLRGSNYALVGSGAEQSLQGLRVSRAFLSGSGLTAERGLSTSNMLSASVDRALVQAAAEVVVLADHTKLGTDTMFQTVPTDVMTRLVTDEPPPHDDRAATELQALADQGVQITVAGGGVASGGAGDGMPGRRPRRESPLPVQRRGGPSAQLRSAPAALLEQQAGERARVADMRRR; the protein is encoded by the coding sequence GTGTTCGCTGCAGAACGTCGCCAATTGATCCTCGAAATGGTGCGGGCCAACGGAGCAGTGTCGCTCCGGGAGCTCGCCCGCGTCGTCCAGACCTCCGAAGTGACCGTACGGCGGGACGTGCGGGCACTGGAGGCAGAAGGACTCCTCGACCGCCGGCACGGCGGTGCGGTGCTGCCGGGCGGTTTCACCCGTGAATCCGGCTTCCCGCAAAAGTCCCATCTCGCGACGGCGGAGAAGACCGCCATCGCCGATGTCGCGGCCTCCCTCGTGGAAGAGGGAGAGGCCGTGGTCGTCGGCGCGGGCACCACGACCCAGGAGCTGGCCCGCCGGCTCGCCCGGGTGCCCGGACTGACCGTCGTCACCAACTCGCTGCTGGTCGCCCAGGCGTTGGCCCATGCCAACCGGGTGGAGGTCGTCATGACCGGCGGCACCCTGCGCGGCTCCAACTACGCCCTCGTGGGCAGCGGCGCCGAACAGTCCCTCCAGGGGCTCCGCGTCTCCCGCGCCTTCCTCTCGGGCAGCGGCCTGACCGCCGAGCGCGGCTTGTCGACGTCCAACATGCTCAGCGCGAGCGTGGACCGGGCCCTCGTCCAGGCCGCGGCCGAGGTCGTCGTCCTCGCGGACCACACGAAGCTCGGCACGGACACCATGTTCCAGACCGTGCCGACCGATGTGATGACCCGCCTGGTGACGGACGAGCCACCGCCGCACGACGACCGGGCCGCCACGGAGTTGCAGGCGCTGGCCGACCAGGGCGTGCAGATCACCGTGGCCGGTGGCGGCGTGGCCTCCGGGGGTGCCGGCGACGGCATGCCGGGGCGCCGGCCGCGCCGGGAGTCCCCGCTGCCGGTGCAGAGGCGCGGCGGGCCGTCCGCGCAGCTGCGCAGCGCGCCTGCGGCGCTGCTGGAGCAGCAGGCGGGCGAGCGGGCGCGGGTCGCGGACATGCGGCGCCGTTAG